GTCGATGCCGTATCCTCGGGTCTGTTCCAGTACCCTTTCATCACTTGCGGGCCCCGGATCGTCAGCTCGCCGATTTGACCAAGAGGCATCTCTTCACCGGAATCCGGATCAACAACGCGAGCCTCCGTGTCCGGTAAAGGAGTACCGATTGTGCCAATTTTGCGGTACCCCCAAATCGGATTTGCATGTGTTACCGGCGATGCCTCCGTCAGCCCGTAGCCCTCAATCAAACGACCGCCTGTCAGCAGCTCGAATCGCTCCTGCACTTCAAGGGGTAAAGGGGCTGAGCCACTAATACACACGTTGATCGAGGACAGCTCGTAAGCCTCCGCACGCGGATGATGAATCAGCCCAATATACATCGTCGGTGCTCCCGGAAAGACGGTCGGCTTTAGTCTGGCTATGGTCGCCAAAATCTCATCGACTTCGAACTTGGGAATCAAAATCAGCATGCCTGCAGTGAGCATGGACTGGTTCAATAAAACAGTAAGACCAAACACGTGAAAGCAAGGCAGTGCGCCTAAAAAGCGCTCTTCACCGGTTCGGGTTTGATAAAACCAATACTTACACTGATAGGCGTTGGCGACCAGATTATAGTGAGTCAGCATGACCCCCTTCGATATTCCTGTCGTTCCGCCGGTATACTGCAAGAGGGCGATGTCCTGCTCCGGCTCTACATCCGCACATAGGGATACCGGCACAGACTTTTGCAGAAGCTCTTTATAGCTCCGTACAGTTTCACTGTAGGGAATAGTTATTTTAATTCCATCCTTACGAAGCTTAAGCGGATAGAGAATATTTTTAGGAAACGGCAAATAATCCTTGATCGAGGTAACGATTACATGCTTGAGATTGGTTTTGTCTTGAACATTCGCTACGCGCCCATAAAGCAGATCCAGCGTGATGATCACTGTTGAGCCAGAGTCCGCGAGCTGGTAAGCCAGCTCCCGCTCCTTATAGAGCGGATTGGTTTGAACAACAACGGCGCCCAGCATCAACGTTCCGAAGTAAGCAATCACCGCAGTCGGGCAATTCGGAAGCATGATCGCCACTCGATCACCGCGGTTTATACCAAGTTCCCGCAACCCACCGGCAAACCGATACGCGGCATCTAGAACCTCTTTGTAAGACAGCGTTTTTCCCATAAAATGCAGTGCAGGCTTTTCAGGATAGGTGTGAGCAGAATCAATCAATAATCGGGCTACATTGTGCTTGGGATATTCGTAGGTCGAAGCCACTTCAACTGGATAATGACGGAGCCAAGGCTTTACGGAATCCATCTTTCATCATCCCTTTCAAGCTACTTGGGCTGGCGACTACACGATGTATTTCTCTCCTTGCACGATCCGTGCAGCAATCTCTCTTTTGAGACCGACTGTATTGACGGAAGTACGCCGGGATAGCTTCTTCAGAATAGACAGCTGCGTTCGAAGCATATCCCCTGCTTCCATTGTACTGAGGGATTCCTTGGCGCACTCTTCCAGCTTACCGAAGGCCTCGTGCACAAACACGATGGTCATCTGAATGGCATTCTTCGCTTTATCCTCCCCTACACGGTCTATCAGCTTTAGCGTTCGGAGCAGCGCACTTTCGGCTGCAAACAATTGGATCATCATATCCGCAAGATGACTAAGCACCTCTTGTTCCTTATCCAGCGCCATGCCATATTTTTGTACGGCTAGACCGCCTACCATCAGGAAAATCTTTTTCCCCATCGTAACCAAATGAGCCTGCTCTGCCAACGTATCTTCAAAGATCTGACCGGGCACGATCGACAGCAGCTCCTCTTGCAAGGCTTGCGCTTTTTGCAGCAAAGGCAGCTCGCCTTTCATTGCTTTCTTGACAAGTGTGCCTGGAATCAGCAATCGGTTAATTTCATTTGTCCCTTCAAAAATTCGATTGATCCGCGAATCGCGGTAGATCCGTTCGATTTTATATTCCTGAATGTAGCCATAGCCGCCGTGAATTTGCAGCCCTTCATCGGCCACACGGTCCAATACCTCGGAAGCAAACACCTTGTTGATCGAGCACTCCAACGCGTATTCGGCGATGCTTTTGGCGGATTGTTTGCCTGCATCTGCACTCGTGTGGTCAATATCCTTTAGCATATGGTCAAATAATCCTGTTGTCCGGTACACCATGCTTTCCAGCGCATAGGTTTGGATATTCATTTCGGCAAGCTTCATGCCCATCAAAGGGAAGCGCGATATCGGCGTTCCGAATTGCGTTCTGGTATTCGCGTATCGGCTCGTCAGTTGGATCGTCTCCTTGGCTGCGCCCACACAGCCGGTAGCCAGCTTATACCGCCCAATATTGAGGATATTAAAAGCAATCAAGTGCCCTTTGCCCACTTCTCCAAGCAAATTTTCGACAGGCACATGGACTTCCTCAAAAAATAAAGGACGGGTAGATGAGCCTTTGATGCCCATTTTCTTTTCCTCGGGTCCGTAAGTGAAGCCAGGCAGCCCTTTTTCAACGATAAAAGCGCTGAATTGCGCGCCGTCCACCTTGGCGTACACGATAAAAATATCGGCAAATCCGGCATTCGTGATATACAGCTTAGAGCCGTTCAACACATAATGCTTGCCATCTTCCGACAACCTGGCTGTCGTCTTCGCTCCAAGAGCATCTGAACCAGAGGTCGGCTCCGTCAAGCAGTAGGCGGCAATTTTCGCTCCTGTGGCTAGGTCGGGTAAATATGTTTTCTTTTGCTCAGGAGTACCGAAGAACACGATCGGCAGTGTTCCAATCCCTACGTGAGCGCCGATCGACAGCGCAAAGGAAGAGGCCCGGGCTAAATTCTCGCTAATAATGGTGGAGCTGACTTTATCCAGTCCGAGTCCGCCATAAATCTCCGGCACATCCGCACCTAGCAGCCCCAGCTCACCGGCCTGCCGCATGAGCTTCACAGTCAGCTCGTAATCGAGCTTCTCCAGCTGATCATCATGAGGAACAACCTCTCCCTCGACAAAATCTCTTGTTGTATCGGCGATCATACGATGCTCTTCCGTAAAGTCTTCCGGCGTCAAGATACTGCGATAATCCGTATCTGAAATCACAAAACTGCCGCCAACAACCTTATCCTCCATAGGAATCGCTCCTTTCGCAATGAAAGATTGAACCTGTACTTCAGCTGTTTCCTCCGAGCTCCTGTCGCTTGAAGCGAGAATGCATCAAACGTCCTCCGCCTCAGCCGCATGCACTTCAAATACGCCTGCGGCCCCCATGCCGCCGCCAATGCACATAGATACAACACCGCAGCCTCCTCCGCGTCTTTGCAGCTCATAGATGAGGCTTGTTGTCAGCTTAGCTCCCGTACAACCAAGCGGATGGCCCAACGCAATAGCACCGCCGTTCACATTCACCTTGTCTTCATCCAGCTCGAGCTCGCGAATAATGTGCACGCATTGAGACGCAAAGCTTCATTAATCTCATAAAGATCAACCTGATCTTTTGAGATTCCCGCCATCTGCAGCGCCTTAGGAATGGCTTTCACCGGTCCGACGCCCATAATTTCCGGCTCGACGCCGGAGAGGGCGAAGGAGCGGAAGGTCGCCAGCGGCCGCAAACCGAGCGCCTCCGCCCGCTCCCGGCTCATGACCACGGCGGCGGCGGCCCCGTCCGACGTCTGCGACGCATTGCCGGCCGTCACCGTGCCGGCCAGAGCAAACGCAGGCCTCAGCTTCGCGAGGCCTTCCATCGACGTGTCCGGCCGGACGCCTTCGTCCGTGTCGAACACGAACCTGCGCTCGAACGCCTTGCCGCGTTCGTCGATGCCCTTCACGCTCGTAGCCACAGGCACGATCTCGGCGGCAAACCGGCCCGCCCGGATGGCGGCGGCGGCTCGCTCGTGGCTGCGCACGGCGAAGCGGTCCTGCGCTTCGCGGGTGA
This genomic window from Paenibacillus hexagrammi contains:
- a CDS encoding acyl-CoA dehydrogenase family protein — its product is MEDKVVGGSFVISDTDYRSILTPEDFTEEHRMIADTTRDFVEGEVVPHDDQLEKLDYELTVKLMRQAGELGLLGADVPEIYGGLGLDKVSSTIISENLARASSFALSIGAHVGIGTLPIVFFGTPEQKKTYLPDLATGAKIAAYCLTEPTSGSDALGAKTTARLSEDGKHYVLNGSKLYITNAGFADIFIVYAKVDGAQFSAFIVEKGLPGFTYGPEEKKMGIKGSSTRPLFFEEVHVPVENLLGEVGKGHLIAFNILNIGRYKLATGCVGAAKETIQLTSRYANTRTQFGTPISRFPLMGMKLAEMNIQTYALESMVYRTTGLFDHMLKDIDHTSADAGKQSAKSIAEYALECSINKVFASEVLDRVADEGLQIHGGYGYIQEYKIERIYRDSRINRIFEGTNEINRLLIPGTLVKKAMKGELPLLQKAQALQEELLSIVPGQIFEDTLAEQAHLVTMGKKIFLMVGGLAVQKYGMALDKEQEVLSHLADMMIQLFAAESALLRTLKLIDRVGEDKAKNAIQMTIVFVHEAFGKLEECAKESLSTMEAGDMLRTQLSILKKLSRRTSVNTVGLKREIAARIVQGEKYIV
- a CDS encoding long-chain-fatty-acid--CoA ligase, which translates into the protein MDSVKPWLRHYPVEVASTYEYPKHNVARLLIDSAHTYPEKPALHFMGKTLSYKEVLDAAYRFAGGLRELGINRGDRVAIMLPNCPTAVIAYFGTLMLGAVVVQTNPLYKERELAYQLADSGSTVIITLDLLYGRVANVQDKTNLKHVIVTSIKDYLPFPKNILYPLKLRKDGIKITIPYSETVRSYKELLQKSVPVSLCADVEPEQDIALLQYTGGTTGISKGVMLTHYNLVANAYQCKYWFYQTRTGEERFLGALPCFHVFGLTVLLNQSMLTAGMLILIPKFEVDEILATIARLKPTVFPGAPTMYIGLIHHPRAEAYELSSINVCISGSAPLPLEVQERFELLTGGRLIEGYGLTEASPVTHANPIWGYRKIGTIGTPLPDTEARVVDPDSGEEMPLGQIGELTIRGPQVMKGYWNRPEDTASTLREGWLYTGDMATMDEDGYFTIVDRKKDMIIAGGYNIYPREIEEVLFEHPAIQEAVAVGVPDSYRGETVKAFIVLKPGADLVERDLEEWCRKRLAAYKIPRQVEFRDSLPKTIVGKVLRRQLLEEEAERNDKGT